GCGATGGTAAAGCGTATCAAGGCTTACGCACACGCTGCACAGACAAAGTGATGAAGCCCCTCAAGATCATTGCCGAACACTCCGTCCCTTACCTCCGTGGGGTGATCGAATCACTGGGGGAGGTCACCTACCTCCCTTCGTCGGACTTTACCCCGGAGGCTGTACGTGATGCCGACTGGCTCATCGTCCGAAGCATCACGAAGTGTTCGCGTGAACTCTTGACCGGCTCTCGTGTACGCCTCATCACGACGGCAACGATAGGCTTCGACCACATCGACACAGAGTACTGCGATGCTGCGGGGATCACGTGGCGCAATGCTCCCGGATGCAACGCCGAAGCCGTGGGGCAGTACTTTGCCGGTGTGATCGCTTCGCTCGTCACCGAGACCGGATTTTACCCCAAGGGGAAGGTGCTCGGCATCGTCGGAGTCGGTCATGTCGGGACGGTGGTGAAGAGGTATGCCGAGGCTTTCGGTATGGTCTGTCTCCTCAACGACCCACCACGAGCGGAGAGAGAGGGAGACGAGGGTTTTGTCTCTCTCGAAGAAATAGCTTCCCGATCCGACATCATCACACTGCACACCCCACTCACCAAGTCGGGGGCGCATCCGACCTATCATCTCTTCGATAAGGCTCTCGTGGCACGCCTTGGGCGCAAACCTGTGGTCATCAACGCCTGCCGTGGTGGCGTGACAGACACCGAGGCTCTTCTGGACGGCTTGGCGACGGGAAGGATCGATAGGGTGATCATCGACTGTTGGGAGGGTGAACCACACATTTCTATTGCATTGCTTGATAGGGCTTTCATCGGCACGCCCCACATCGCGGGCTTCTCTGCTGACGGCAAGGCCAATGGCGCAAGGATGTGCGTCGAGGCAGGGATGAAGTTTTTCGGTATCGACCGACCTGACATCCTCTCGCCGATGTCGCCCCCTGCACCTCTGCACCCCGAGATAGATATGTCTCAGTGGAGCGAAAACGCTCTTTTCGAAGCCATCCTCAAGACCTTCGATCCTCGTAAGGTGGACGGCGATCTGAGAGCAGGCTATACGGACTTCGAGTACCTTCGCAAGACCTACGACTATCCGCGTGAGCCTCACGCCTATACCCTTGTCCATGCGACAGAAGGACAACGCAAGGCCTTCGACCGGCTCTTGCCCTGAGTCTCCGATACATACACATTACCCACAGTCTCTCTTTATCCTCCATACAAAAAAGCGTAGAAGCCACGAAAAAAAGTCGTTTGACTCGATGACGAAAGTCCTTGGACTCGTTGCATCAAGTCAAACGACTTTTTTCGTGGCTTCAGAGGAGAGGTGCAAAGAGACGCATGAAGGACTCTGAGAGTCGTGTGCCGAAGGGGCGTTTGCGCCAAGTCTTGGCGGTGATGGGGGTGCAGTGCTTGAGGTCTTGTGCAAAGACGGCTTTCATCTCTTCGTTCACGGCACGGTCGTAGATGCATCCTGTGAGTTCGAAGTTGTGCTCCATGCTTCGGAAATCCATGTTGGCCGAGCCAATGATGGTGAGTTCGTCATCCACGATCATCAGTTTGGAGTGTAAGAAGGAGCGGTGGTATCTGTACACTTTGACGCCGGCATTGAGGAGATCGGCGATATAGGAGTCGCTTGCCAAGCGCACGCTACGGCTGTCTCCTCTGAGGGGTATCATGAGACGGACGTCTATGCCACTGAGGGCTGCACCGATGATGGCTTTGTAGAGGGAGTCATTGGGGAGGAAATAAGGTGTCTCTATCCATACGGACTTACGGGCATTGGTGATGGCACGGACAAGTGCGAGCAGGAGGGTGCGCCATGGACCGGTCGGGCCGGATTGGAAGAACTGTACCGGGATCTGTCGTTCGGGCGGTGTCGTCTCCGAGTGATCGGCATAGTAGACATCTATCGGAAGGATGCGCTGAGAAGCTACATACCAGTCGGTCATGAATGACGTCTGGAGACCGTTGATGGCAGGCCCGGTGATGCGGACATGGGTGTCACGCCAGATGCCGAGTTCGTTGCCTATGGTGTAGCGGTTGGCGATGTTCATCCCTCCGACATAGCCTATCTTTCCGTCGATGACGATGAGTTTGCGGTGATTGCGATAGTTGACTTTGCTTGTGAGCA
This is a stretch of genomic DNA from Porphyromonas cangingivalis. It encodes these proteins:
- the cls gene encoding cardiolipin synthase, giving the protein MLESFAQLIAEIFSHGMFWRTLYVVITLSIILLVMLENRNPIKAVGWVIILILLPAVGLVTYFFFGRDNRRLRLLSRQAYRRIMNNSIPSIPQEDDGKAMTTQAVSPLIPKTPLSHLIEGQTNAPILVAHSLEVFTDGHSKMGRLYEDIRQAKEHIHVQYYVFSDDDTGKALADLLAIKASEGVKVRVIYDHVGSWEASSRFFKGMRKKGIEVYPFLPVIFPLLTSKVNYRNHRKLIVIDGKIGYVGGMNIANRYTIGNELGIWRDTHVRITGPAINGLQTSFMTDWYVASQRILPIDVYYADHSETTPPERQIPVQFFQSGPTGPWRTLLLALVRAITNARKSVWIETPYFLPNDSLYKAIIGAALSGIDVRLMIPLRGDSRSVRLASDSYIADLLNAGVKVYRYHRSFLHSKLMIVDDELTIIGSANMDFRSMEHNFELTGCIYDRAVNEEMKAVFAQDLKHCTPITAKTWRKRPFGTRLSESFMRLFAPLL
- the pdxB gene encoding 4-phosphoerythronate dehydrogenase PdxB, which codes for MKPLKIIAEHSVPYLRGVIESLGEVTYLPSSDFTPEAVRDADWLIVRSITKCSRELLTGSRVRLITTATIGFDHIDTEYCDAAGITWRNAPGCNAEAVGQYFAGVIASLVTETGFYPKGKVLGIVGVGHVGTVVKRYAEAFGMVCLLNDPPRAEREGDEGFVSLEEIASRSDIITLHTPLTKSGAHPTYHLFDKALVARLGRKPVVINACRGGVTDTEALLDGLATGRIDRVIIDCWEGEPHISIALLDRAFIGTPHIAGFSADGKANGARMCVEAGMKFFGIDRPDILSPMSPPAPLHPEIDMSQWSENALFEAILKTFDPRKVDGDLRAGYTDFEYLRKTYDYPREPHAYTLVHATEGQRKAFDRLLP